One stretch of Estrella lausannensis DNA includes these proteins:
- a CDS encoding GNAT family N-acetyltransferase, which yields MDILTERLKIRTLTKDDLYKLAPILADEDIVRFSLTGPLKEEKEAMNYLQRIMDHHARFGFGLYAIEEQKSGSLIGLAGLLSQSIQGESKIELAYRLSQDFWGKGLGLEAASAIADHAFARLHINEIITMVDPRNQKGLAIAERLGMRPWKKTVLFDIPVSIYLLQKIEVVPYREEWARQFEEEKNKLSEAFKNVGIRFYHIGSTAIPGCFAKPIIDILGTVPDMTLLDATGNLSSALNYEALGEYGMRGRRFFTKRGTTAVNLHIFEESDPETERHLRFSKYLKENKEDRDSYSKLKLALAEKFPSNIQRYCLGKELAIKLIDIKAAEALSERISAPEAPLKKENWTPDEVLKALELNMLRQMTTFAKYVPNMEIVFQKDAVCLRSNINDDTFNIVLAANFPKAKAAHRVKLITDLYTSQKLPFSFWIGPSDKPADLDQHLKAAGLHLKEEDIGMAMPMDDFTKTQTPAGLTLKRCKNKEDLLEFCKVLESVNISPHAYQQIYSPLPEILYNGDSPFEMHTAAIEGKPIATGMLVLSANVAGIYYVAVHPEERRKGYGRAMMEHLLERAKERGYLMAVLLSSKEGKLLYENFGFKDLCLFKEYAWSPPRT from the coding sequence CAAAAGACGATCTATACAAACTAGCTCCTATTCTCGCGGATGAAGACATCGTACGCTTCTCGCTAACCGGCCCCCTTAAAGAAGAAAAAGAAGCGATGAATTACCTGCAACGGATCATGGATCACCATGCCCGTTTCGGTTTCGGCCTCTATGCCATCGAAGAGCAAAAGAGCGGTTCTCTGATCGGCCTAGCCGGCCTTCTGTCACAAAGTATTCAAGGAGAGAGCAAAATCGAACTTGCTTACCGTCTCTCTCAAGATTTTTGGGGTAAAGGACTTGGATTGGAAGCGGCTTCCGCAATCGCGGATCACGCCTTCGCCCGGCTTCACATCAATGAAATAATCACGATGGTCGACCCCAGAAACCAAAAGGGCCTGGCTATCGCCGAGCGCCTCGGGATGCGGCCCTGGAAGAAAACTGTCTTATTCGATATTCCTGTTTCAATCTATCTGCTGCAAAAAATTGAAGTTGTCCCCTACCGAGAAGAGTGGGCCCGGCAATTTGAAGAAGAGAAAAACAAACTCAGCGAAGCCTTTAAAAATGTGGGCATTCGTTTCTATCATATCGGCAGCACAGCGATTCCGGGTTGCTTTGCGAAACCAATCATCGATATTTTGGGAACGGTCCCCGATATGACCCTTCTCGATGCAACAGGAAACCTCTCTTCCGCTCTTAACTATGAAGCCCTTGGCGAATATGGGATGAGAGGACGCCGCTTTTTTACAAAACGAGGGACAACAGCTGTCAACCTGCACATCTTCGAGGAATCCGACCCCGAAACGGAAAGGCACCTGCGCTTCTCTAAGTACTTGAAAGAAAATAAAGAAGATCGCGATTCCTACTCCAAACTCAAACTGGCTCTTGCAGAGAAATTTCCCTCCAATATCCAGCGTTACTGCCTCGGGAAAGAGCTCGCCATTAAATTGATCGACATCAAAGCGGCAGAAGCCCTTTCAGAGAGAATATCTGCGCCGGAAGCGCCCCTCAAAAAGGAAAACTGGACCCCGGATGAAGTGCTGAAGGCTCTGGAGCTGAACATGCTCCGGCAGATGACCACCTTTGCCAAATACGTGCCGAACATGGAGATCGTCTTTCAAAAAGACGCTGTATGCCTGCGCTCGAACATTAACGATGACACCTTCAACATCGTCTTGGCTGCCAACTTTCCAAAAGCCAAAGCTGCCCACCGCGTGAAGTTGATCACCGATCTCTACACCTCTCAAAAACTTCCCTTCTCCTTCTGGATCGGCCCCTCCGATAAGCCAGCGGACTTAGACCAGCATCTAAAAGCAGCAGGTCTTCATCTCAAAGAGGAAGATATCGGGATGGCTATGCCCATGGACGATTTTACTAAAACTCAAACTCCCGCCGGACTTACACTTAAGCGCTGTAAGAACAAAGAGGACCTCCTGGAATTCTGTAAAGTATTGGAAAGTGTAAACATTTCTCCACATGCTTATCAGCAAATATACTCCCCACTCCCCGAGATACTCTACAACGGAGACAGCCCTTTTGAAATGCATACAGCAGCTATCGAGGGTAAACCGATAGCGACCGGGATGCTTGTCTTATCAGCGAATGTCGCCGGAATATACTATGTGGCCGTCCATCCTGAGGAGAGGCGGAAAGGATATGGAAGAGCGATGATGGAACACCTGCTTGAGAGAGCGAAGGAACGCGGCTATCTGATGGCCGTTCTTCTCTCGTCCAAGGAAGGAAAATTGCTTTATGAAAATTTTGGCTTCAAAGACCTGTGCCTATTTAAGGAATACGCGTGGAGCCCTCCCCGTACCTGA